From Alienimonas californiensis, a single genomic window includes:
- a CDS encoding Na+/H+ antiporter NhaC family protein yields the protein MTLRTVALLLVALAGTTYAGPLAAQEPEASATVPADVAAPAEELDGEEPVAEAEPEETPAAEKYGAWSLVPPLVAIGLAIVFRQVLFALLAGVYGAGLVLTGGEPLSAFRAMCTDLIQPAAVDDYHVVTLLFTFFLGAMVGVMTRSGGTTALVNWVGGRARTRERGQLTGWGLGFLVFFDDYANMLLLGGTLKPLTDRLRISREKLAFLIDSTAAPVAGLAAVSTWVGVEIQAISEGFEALGGEQATYAYFLETIPYRFYPIYLLAFVFAVAWTGRDFGPMRRAEVRAATTGQLTRPGSSPASADEVAVEDAQPKLINALAPIAVLVFLLAAVMWATGLEATGEAGWWPSGEDSSVRLVVEKADSFTALLIASLAASLTACLTAAATGALKIGGTAESWVAGAQGMFPVAVILILAWSVGQACTVLGTGPYLAGVAEPYLSAHWLPALGFVLAAAIAFSIGSSWTTMAIVIPLLIELGAGLIGSPGVGIAAIAAEPAMLGTIGAVLAGAIFGDHCSPISDTTVLSSAASGCDHLDHVSTQMPYAATVGLIALACGYVPVGFGVPAWICLPIGLAVCVAVVRLVGRPVTAGLTNDA from the coding sequence ATGACGTTGCGCACCGTCGCGTTACTGCTCGTCGCCCTCGCCGGGACGACGTACGCCGGACCGCTGGCCGCTCAGGAGCCGGAGGCGTCGGCGACGGTCCCCGCAGACGTCGCTGCCCCCGCCGAGGAACTCGACGGCGAGGAACCGGTCGCCGAGGCAGAGCCCGAGGAAACTCCCGCCGCGGAGAAGTACGGCGCCTGGTCGCTGGTCCCGCCGCTGGTGGCGATCGGGCTGGCGATCGTGTTTCGTCAGGTGCTGTTCGCCCTGCTGGCGGGCGTGTACGGGGCGGGGCTGGTGCTCACCGGCGGGGAGCCGCTGTCGGCGTTTCGCGCGATGTGCACGGACTTGATTCAGCCGGCGGCCGTGGACGACTACCACGTCGTCACGCTGCTGTTCACCTTCTTCCTGGGGGCGATGGTCGGGGTGATGACCCGCAGCGGCGGGACCACCGCGCTGGTCAACTGGGTCGGCGGACGGGCGCGCACCCGCGAACGCGGGCAGCTGACGGGCTGGGGGCTGGGGTTCCTGGTCTTCTTCGACGACTACGCCAACATGCTGCTGCTCGGCGGCACGTTGAAGCCGCTGACGGACCGGCTGCGAATCAGTCGCGAAAAGCTGGCCTTCCTGATCGACAGCACTGCCGCCCCGGTCGCCGGGCTGGCGGCGGTCTCCACCTGGGTCGGCGTGGAGATTCAGGCGATCAGCGAGGGCTTCGAGGCGCTGGGGGGGGAGCAGGCGACGTACGCCTACTTCCTCGAAACGATCCCGTATCGCTTCTACCCGATCTACCTGCTGGCGTTCGTGTTCGCGGTCGCCTGGACCGGGCGGGACTTCGGTCCGATGCGACGGGCTGAAGTCCGGGCCGCGACGACCGGGCAACTGACCCGCCCCGGTTCCTCCCCGGCTTCCGCCGACGAGGTCGCCGTCGAGGACGCCCAGCCGAAGCTGATCAACGCCCTCGCACCGATCGCCGTGCTGGTGTTCCTGCTGGCCGCGGTGATGTGGGCGACGGGACTGGAGGCCACCGGCGAGGCCGGTTGGTGGCCGAGCGGGGAGGACAGCTCCGTCCGCTTGGTGGTCGAGAAGGCCGACAGTTTCACCGCCCTGCTGATCGCCTCGCTGGCGGCCTCCCTGACCGCCTGCCTGACGGCCGCGGCGACCGGGGCCCTGAAGATCGGCGGGACGGCCGAGTCGTGGGTCGCCGGGGCCCAGGGGATGTTCCCGGTCGCGGTGATCCTGATCCTCGCCTGGTCCGTCGGGCAGGCGTGCACCGTGCTGGGGACGGGGCCGTATCTGGCCGGCGTGGCGGAGCCGTACCTGTCCGCCCACTGGCTGCCGGCGCTGGGCTTCGTGCTGGCGGCGGCGATCGCATTCAGCATCGGGTCGAGCTGGACGACGATGGCGATCGTGATTCCCCTCCTGATCGAACTCGGCGCCGGCCTGATCGGTTCGCCCGGGGTAGGGATCGCGGCGATCGCCGCCGAACCGGCGATGCTGGGCACGATCGGGGCGGTGCTGGCCGGGGCGATCTTCGGGGACCACTGCTCCCCGATCAGCGACACCACGGTGCTCAGCAGCGCCGCCAGCGGCTGCGATCACCTCGACCACGTCTCCACGCAAATGCCCTACGCGGCGACGGTCGGGCTGATCGCACTGGCCTGCGGCTACGTCCCCGTCGGCTTCGGCGTGCCGGCATGGATCTGCCTGCCGATCGGATTGGCGGTCTGCGTCGCCGTGGTCCGCCTCGTCGGGCGGCCGGTGACCGCGGGTCTGACGAACGACGCCTGA